A window of the Bacillota bacterium genome harbors these coding sequences:
- a CDS encoding DGQHR domain-containing protein: MTGEKIRLSAILVLQGKFRFYVVSMPSDVLRDTCFTITREDDPIEGFQRRLDPNRANDIANYIDKGVGSIPTAIIVSAQEQTDLKYNSKTKTISFKNQKKAFIIIDGQHRVWGFTLAKNSIRVPVVIYEGLTRVEEAQLFIDINVNQKQVPDSLLLDVKRLLQRETDEEKRYSELFDMFYADPNSVLRGHLVRGENRPGKLSRIMFNKAIADLLRSELLKVPNKKCFDIINNYLKAVQQIIHEIEPKARGITKAVTFQGMMAVSRYVIEKTVNKHEKLTQDAFYDILKELKNNISKEVILRPGNSYRKFSDKVLEALSRLYIEPTIITEE; encoded by the coding sequence ATGACGGGGGAGAAAATTCGATTATCCGCAATATTAGTCCTTCAAGGAAAATTTAGGTTTTACGTTGTGTCCATGCCTTCAGATGTTTTGAGAGATACGTGTTTTACGATAACTCGCGAAGATGATCCAATCGAGGGATTCCAACGAAGATTAGATCCAAACCGCGCAAATGATATAGCCAATTATATCGACAAGGGTGTCGGTTCTATACCTACCGCAATAATTGTGTCGGCACAAGAACAGACTGATTTAAAATACAATTCAAAGACAAAAACAATATCATTTAAGAACCAAAAGAAAGCATTTATAATTATTGATGGACAACACAGAGTATGGGGTTTTACATTAGCAAAGAATTCTATTAGAGTGCCGGTAGTTATATATGAAGGACTTACGCGGGTAGAAGAAGCACAGTTATTTATCGATATTAATGTTAATCAAAAACAAGTTCCAGATTCTTTGCTTTTAGACGTAAAAAGGCTATTGCAAAGAGAGACAGACGAGGAAAAGCGATATAGCGAATTATTTGACATGTTTTACGCTGACCCAAATAGTGTTTTAAGAGGTCATTTGGTAAGAGGTGAGAATAGACCTGGAAAATTATCAAGAATTATGTTTAATAAGGCTATTGCTGATTTGCTAAGAAGTGAATTATTGAAAGTGCCAAATAAAAAATGTTTTGATATCATAAATAATTACCTTAAGGCTGTCCAGCAAATTATTCATGAAATTGAACCAAAGGCAAGAGGCATAACAAAAGCAGTAACATTCCAGGGAATGATGGCAGTATCACGATACGTAATTGAGAAGACGGTTAACAAACACGAGAAATTAACTCAAGATGCATTTTATGATATTTTAAAAGAACTAAAAAACAATATATCGAAAGAAGTAATTTTAAGGCCAGGAAATTCATATAGAAAGTTTTCAGATAAAGTATTAGAAGCACTTTCAAGACTTTATATAGAACCGACTATTATTACAGAGGAATAG
- a CDS encoding DUF3467 domain-containing protein has product MTEKDSPNDQISVSFPEESKGGNYANNMIVQHTQEEFILDFLMIAHPAGKVVSRIILSPGHIKRVVEALRINIEKYESKFGAIKAAEEPTGNYQM; this is encoded by the coding sequence ATGACTGAAAAGGATAGTCCGAACGACCAAATATCCGTTTCGTTTCCGGAGGAAAGCAAAGGCGGAAACTATGCGAATAATATGATTGTACAGCATACGCAGGAAGAATTCATTTTGGATTTTTTAATGATCGCGCACCCGGCAGGCAAGGTAGTGTCGAGGATAATCCTGAGCCCCGGCCATATAAAAAGAGTCGTGGAGGCTTTAAGAATCAATATCGAGAAATACGAAAGCAAGTTCGGCGCGATAAAGGCGGCGGAGGAACCAACCGGTAATTATCAAATGTAG
- a CDS encoding IMP cyclohydrolase: protein MDDLKKMYRTVMADHFPDDMTISFGDQKLVYRKRTWKIPDSSGVLVETGLRYGENPGQEAALYELTGGNLILGECRFIEPGKGLVSAITEEDMVQAGKHPGKTNLTDADNSLNILKFLTRRPAVVIVKHNNPCGVAYGDTLLEAYLRADRADRIAAFGGCAAFNRTMDKQTAEEVAKHYLEVVVAPDYDGEAVEILKKRKNLRIIRINRMDRLEEYWKMRFVEFKSLTDGGVIVQQSAVNTIRTKEDLQPAQAVYKGQEYRIKRRPTEREYDDMLFGWAVEQGVTSNSVLYVKDGVTVGIGTGEQDRVGVAEIAVFKAYTKYADALCFERLGIPYKTLELEITSGNRKASEKEEIDRQTTEDHAGLIGAVMVSDAFFPFRDGVDVGIKEGVSAIVHPGGSDRDYESIQACNEADPPVAMAFTGQRAFKH from the coding sequence ATGGACGACCTGAAGAAGATGTACCGGACGGTTATGGCGGACCATTTCCCGGATGACATGACGATTAGTTTCGGGGACCAGAAACTGGTCTATCGGAAAAGGACCTGGAAGATACCGGACAGCTCCGGCGTTCTTGTGGAGACCGGGCTGCGTTACGGTGAGAATCCCGGTCAGGAAGCGGCGCTTTACGAGCTGACAGGTGGAAACCTGATCTTGGGCGAATGCCGTTTTATCGAGCCGGGTAAGGGGCTGGTCAGCGCGATAACGGAAGAGGATATGGTTCAGGCCGGAAAGCATCCCGGTAAGACCAACCTGACGGATGCCGACAACTCGCTCAATATTCTCAAGTTCCTGACCCGCAGGCCCGCCGTGGTCATCGTCAAGCACAACAACCCCTGCGGCGTGGCTTATGGGGACACCTTACTGGAGGCGTACCTGCGGGCGGACCGCGCCGACCGTATCGCCGCGTTCGGCGGCTGCGCTGCGTTTAACCGGACCATGGACAAGCAGACGGCGGAAGAGGTGGCCAAACATTACCTGGAGGTGGTGGTGGCGCCCGATTACGACGGCGAGGCCGTGGAAATCCTTAAGAAACGCAAAAATCTCAGGATTATCCGTATCAACCGCATGGACCGTCTTGAGGAGTATTGGAAAATGCGTTTCGTTGAGTTCAAGAGCCTTACGGACGGAGGCGTAATCGTCCAGCAGTCCGCCGTCAACACGATCCGGACCAAAGAGGACCTGCAACCGGCACAAGCCGTGTACAAGGGACAGGAATACCGGATAAAGCGCCGGCCGACGGAACGGGAGTATGACGATATGTTGTTCGGCTGGGCCGTGGAACAGGGCGTGACCTCCAATTCGGTGCTGTACGTCAAGGACGGGGTGACCGTGGGCATCGGCACCGGGGAACAGGACCGGGTCGGGGTGGCTGAGATCGCGGTATTTAAGGCTTATACCAAATATGCCGACGCGCTTTGCTTCGAAAGACTCGGGATACCTTACAAGACCCTCGAACTTGAAATCACCTCAGGAAACAGAAAGGCTTCGGAAAAGGAAGAGATCGACCGGCAGACTACAGAGGACCATGCGGGTCTTATCGGCGCGGTCATGGTTTCGGACGCCTTCTTCCCGTTCCGCGACGGAGTGGATGTAGGAATAAAGGAAGGCGTTTCGGCGATTGTTCATCCCGGCGGCTCGGACCGGGATTATGAATCCATCCAGGCCTGCAACGAGGCCGACCCGCCGGTGGCCATGGCTTTCACCGGCCAGCGCGCCTTTAAACATTAG
- a CDS encoding ferritin-like domain-containing protein yields the protein MQQDKLVYKLKEFMALESFQVDLYKSQLSSLEDSHIKHVYERFTVREQEHTEYLKDRLDRYGEGVGVTVPAFKLAGMVTGKALDLLSLKDRYKLGIAVEHKAVQKYHEFIEMTRHDPELKDLNKYLSYFMVDEELHEFWFKEHLYRLENT from the coding sequence ATGCAGCAAGATAAACTGGTCTATAAGCTTAAAGAGTTTATGGCTCTGGAATCATTTCAGGTGGACCTTTACAAATCACAGCTAAGCTCACTTGAGGACTCTCATATTAAACACGTGTACGAAAGATTTACGGTCAGGGAACAAGAGCATACGGAATACCTCAAGGACCGGCTTGATCGGTACGGTGAAGGTGTTGGCGTGACGGTTCCGGCTTTCAAACTGGCGGGCATGGTAACCGGGAAAGCTCTCGACCTGCTGAGCCTGAAAGACCGTTATAAATTAGGGATTGCGGTCGAACACAAGGCCGTGCAAAAGTATCATGAATTCATTGAAATGACACGGCACGATCCCGAACTTAAAGATTTAAACAAGTACCTTTCATATTTTATGGTAGACGAGGAACTGCATGAATTCTGGTTTAAGGAACACCTGTACAGGCTGGAAAACACATAA
- a CDS encoding amidohydrolase family protein — translation MQPVDFHVHFFPESIADKVVGFLAAHYGIPVNYRGVKDEYLELGRKAGVQTAVFSTAATRPDQVKAANDWALENRDRFFVPFGTLHPHGEVAEIDAELARLRAAGIKGVKLHPDFQYFNLDEDRALFLYERLAGDFVLLLHVGDDETPDKFNYATPEKLARVLDLFPGLTVIAAHMGGYRMWDRAMNALVGRKVFLDTSSSLDFLPDEKFVLMAREHGTHRIVMGSDYPFRDPGWEVGRLKGLGLKNDELEAVVFRNALRLLAATGM, via the coding sequence ATGCAACCGGTAGACTTCCATGTGCATTTCTTTCCTGAAAGCATCGCCGACAAGGTTGTTGGTTTCCTTGCCGCGCACTACGGCATTCCGGTGAATTACCGGGGCGTCAAGGACGAATATCTGGAACTGGGGCGCAAGGCCGGCGTGCAGACCGCGGTCTTCAGCACGGCCGCTACCAGGCCCGACCAGGTGAAGGCGGCGAACGACTGGGCGCTGGAAAACAGGGACCGGTTTTTCGTTCCTTTCGGCACGCTGCACCCGCACGGCGAAGTCGCTGAGATCGACGCCGAGCTGGCTCGGCTGAGGGCGGCAGGCATCAAGGGGGTCAAGCTCCACCCTGATTTTCAATACTTCAACCTGGATGAGGATCGCGCTCTTTTCTTATACGAAAGATTAGCCGGGGACTTTGTTTTATTGTTGCACGTGGGCGACGACGAAACTCCGGACAAGTTCAATTACGCCACTCCCGAAAAGCTTGCACGGGTCCTTGACCTGTTCCCGGGACTGACGGTTATTGCGGCGCACATGGGCGGATACCGGATGTGGGACCGGGCGATGAACGCGCTTGTCGGCAGGAAAGTGTTTCTCGACACCTCAAGTTCCCTTGACTTTTTGCCGGATGAGAAGTTTGTGCTCATGGCAAGGGAACACGGGACCCACAGGATTGTAATGGGCAGCGATTACCCGTTCCGCGACCCCGGTTGGGAAGTGGGACGTCTTAAAGGACTCGGTTTAAAAAACGACGAACTCGAGGCCGTCGTCTTTCGCAACGCCCTGCGCCTTTTGGCCGCTACGGGGATGTAA
- a CDS encoding UPF0280 family protein produces the protein MNYAKRAYRSIFSENDLTFFQVKVKETDLCVGVRSERFATELIWLVEKTVKEERARLEAYIEKDPVFLKTFEPHRVLPDAPQIAVSMAEAATEAGVGPMAAVAGAFSDMAGRLLARYSRDVVVENGGDIYLKSTRKRTVGIFAGPSPLSDKVAVEIPSDQSPLGICTSSGTVGHSKSFGRADACVILAASATLADAVATAAGNLVRTPADIEEALAFANDIDRVTGAVIILGEHIGACGQVKLIPYYREAQHPKE, from the coding sequence ATGAATTACGCTAAACGCGCATACCGGTCGATCTTTAGCGAAAACGATCTGACCTTTTTTCAGGTTAAAGTTAAGGAAACCGACCTGTGCGTGGGCGTGCGCTCCGAACGTTTTGCTACGGAACTTATCTGGCTCGTTGAAAAAACGGTTAAAGAAGAGCGGGCGCGGCTCGAGGCTTACATCGAAAAAGACCCGGTGTTTCTTAAGACCTTTGAGCCGCACCGCGTTCTGCCGGATGCTCCGCAAATTGCCGTCAGTATGGCTGAAGCCGCAACCGAAGCCGGCGTCGGCCCCATGGCAGCGGTTGCGGGAGCTTTCTCGGATATGGCGGGCCGTTTACTTGCCCGATACTCCCGCGATGTAGTGGTTGAAAACGGCGGAGATATCTATCTTAAGTCCACACGGAAAAGAACCGTGGGGATCTTCGCCGGGCCTTCCCCGCTTTCCGACAAGGTTGCGGTGGAAATCCCGTCCGATCAGAGCCCGCTCGGGATATGCACCTCATCTGGTACGGTCGGCCATTCGAAAAGCTTTGGACGGGCGGACGCCTGCGTGATACTTGCCGCTTCCGCGACCCTTGCCGATGCTGTTGCCACCGCTGCCGGTAATCTGGTGCGGACACCCGCGGACATCGAAGAAGCCCTGGCCTTCGCAAACGATATTGACAGAGTCACCGGCGCGGTTATAATCCTGGGGGAGCACATCGGCGCCTGCGGGCAGGTTAAACTCATTCCGTATTATCGAGAAGCACAACACCCAAAAGAATAA
- a CDS encoding NIL domain-containing protein translates to MAPSKVVLRFPASIADTPIIYHLVKDYDLMVNILKANINPHKEGTMILEFHGEKADQGLSFLRDQGIVVQPLTEEIVWNEERCSHCGACTAICPSGALYLERPSMLVRFDSEACVVCQLCVRACPMRAMEVRF, encoded by the coding sequence ATGGCGCCCAGCAAGGTCGTTCTGCGCTTTCCGGCGTCAATCGCCGATACGCCGATAATCTATCATCTTGTTAAAGACTATGACCTTATGGTGAATATCCTTAAGGCTAACATCAACCCGCATAAAGAAGGGACGATGATTTTGGAGTTCCACGGCGAAAAGGCCGATCAGGGACTGTCTTTCCTGAGGGATCAGGGCATCGTCGTTCAACCGCTGACCGAGGAGATCGTATGGAATGAGGAACGCTGTTCCCACTGTGGCGCCTGCACCGCAATCTGCCCGAGCGGGGCGCTGTATTTGGAACGCCCGTCCATGCTGGTCCGCTTCGACAGTGAGGCCTGCGTCGTCTGCCAGCTCTGCGTCAGGGCATGTCCGATGCGGGCGATGGAGGTACGCTTCTAA
- a CDS encoding homocysteine biosynthesis protein encodes MVDRTFSEINAKIQAGKAVVVTADELVRLVGEKGVSRAAKEVDVVTTGTFAPMCSSGAYFNFGHSAPRIKFNRVWLNEVPAYAGLAAVDAFIGATALPEDDPLNSSHPGEFRYGGGHVIEDFVSRKPVRLKALGYGTDCYPRRSIETTVTLDDINEAVLFNPRNAYQNYNCAVNLGPKTIYTYLGVLKPNLSNAHFSTSGQLSPLLKDPYFRTIGVGTRIFLGGGTGYVVWNGTQHFPGISGLPEGAPPVPSGGTLAVLGDLKQMSPNWLRGTSMLGYGATLSVGIGIPIPILNEEVCYYASRPDSDLYAPVVDYSGAYPGREPGNLGVVSYAELKSGQITVNGKKVSTAPLSSYHKAQEISAALKQWILEGGFLLGEPVQLLPGPDAGIKAKSLEIRGSERRNG; translated from the coding sequence ATGGTAGACAGAACTTTTTCGGAAATCAATGCGAAGATCCAAGCCGGAAAGGCGGTAGTAGTGACCGCCGACGAACTCGTTCGGTTGGTTGGCGAGAAAGGCGTAAGCCGTGCGGCTAAAGAAGTTGACGTTGTTACCACCGGGACTTTTGCGCCCATGTGTTCCTCGGGGGCATACTTCAACTTCGGTCACAGCGCCCCGCGGATAAAGTTCAACCGTGTCTGGCTGAACGAAGTACCGGCGTACGCCGGTCTGGCGGCGGTCGACGCGTTCATTGGGGCGACGGCGCTCCCCGAAGACGACCCCCTGAATTCAAGCCATCCGGGCGAGTTCCGTTACGGAGGCGGCCATGTGATCGAGGACTTCGTATCCCGTAAACCCGTGCGCTTGAAAGCCCTCGGGTACGGGACCGATTGTTATCCGCGCCGGTCGATCGAAACCACGGTAACTCTCGACGATATTAACGAAGCGGTGCTATTCAACCCGCGCAACGCTTATCAGAATTACAACTGCGCGGTTAACCTCGGACCGAAGACGATTTACACTTATCTCGGGGTGCTGAAGCCGAATTTGAGCAACGCTCATTTCTCGACATCCGGGCAGCTTAGCCCGCTTTTAAAGGACCCGTACTTCCGGACTATCGGCGTCGGCACACGCATCTTTCTCGGCGGCGGCACCGGTTACGTGGTCTGGAACGGAACCCAGCACTTCCCCGGAATTTCCGGGCTTCCTGAGGGAGCGCCGCCGGTTCCTTCCGGGGGCACGCTTGCCGTCCTGGGAGATTTGAAACAGATGAGCCCGAATTGGCTCAGAGGAACAAGCATGCTTGGCTACGGCGCCACCCTGTCGGTAGGAATAGGCATACCCATTCCCATCTTGAACGAGGAGGTCTGCTACTACGCTTCCCGCCCGGACAGCGATCTTTACGCGCCGGTAGTCGACTATTCCGGCGCATACCCCGGCAGGGAACCCGGCAACCTGGGCGTCGTAAGCTATGCCGAACTCAAATCAGGGCAGATTACCGTCAACGGGAAGAAGGTATCGACCGCGCCGTTATCCAGTTATCATAAAGCGCAGGAAATCAGCGCGGCTTTAAAACAATGGATCTTGGAAGGCGGTTTCCTGCTCGGTGAACCGGTTCAGCTCCTTCCCGGGCCGGATGCCGGGATTAAGGCCAAAAGTCTCGAGATTCGCGGCTCAGAAAGGAGGAACGGTTAA
- a CDS encoding DUF2889 domain-containing protein: protein MRPVFHQKRVTSVHNLGQTVLVQTILLSTGSEIIAQLWVDPKSFQTVHARWEVLRAGEGLSTVSEEVPSLKGCVAYFGCGRAFRKALVEYPPVAAELFLGNVGALIQAETFLVSERGHPSMDAYVDYWKQFYAGSCRYYSHLDEVQRSWEEYVSARRPGTNLFNRIKTIAIDDCDNGLLFRASLSDSFHEMALSFRFDPAGETICDALGDIVRAPDQVCPGAAAFIGRLNGFKPHGALRDKISKILGEGQGCVHLIELAWEAVELLNDSEGGFRRGSFNDRAPEV from the coding sequence ATGCGTCCTGTATTTCACCAAAAACGGGTCACGAGCGTGCACAACCTCGGGCAGACCGTACTCGTTCAAACAATTCTGCTGTCCACCGGCAGCGAGATCATCGCCCAACTATGGGTTGACCCCAAATCGTTCCAAACCGTCCATGCCCGATGGGAAGTGCTTCGTGCCGGCGAAGGACTGTCGACAGTGAGCGAAGAGGTTCCGTCGCTTAAAGGCTGCGTGGCCTATTTCGGCTGCGGCAGGGCTTTCCGCAAGGCGCTGGTTGAATACCCTCCCGTAGCCGCGGAACTGTTTCTTGGGAACGTCGGCGCCTTAATCCAGGCGGAAACATTCCTGGTAAGCGAGCGCGGCCACCCATCAATGGATGCGTACGTAGACTACTGGAAACAGTTTTACGCCGGAAGCTGCCGCTATTACAGTCATCTCGACGAGGTGCAGCGAAGCTGGGAGGAATATGTCAGCGCGCGACGGCCAGGCACTAACCTTTTTAACCGTATTAAAACCATCGCGATTGATGACTGCGATAACGGTTTGTTGTTTCGCGCCTCATTGTCCGATTCGTTTCACGAAATGGCTTTGTCCTTCAGGTTTGACCCCGCGGGAGAAACCATCTGCGACGCCTTGGGCGACATAGTTCGCGCCCCCGACCAGGTATGCCCCGGAGCGGCAGCTTTTATCGGGCGGCTGAACGGTTTTAAGCCGCATGGGGCCCTCCGCGACAAGATTTCGAAGATTCTCGGGGAAGGACAGGGCTGCGTTCACTTAATCGAACTCGCATGGGAGGCCGTCGAGCTGCTGAACGACTCAGAAGGCGGTTTCCGCCGGGGTTCTTTTAACGATCGCGCTCCGGAGGTTTAA
- a CDS encoding aldehyde ferredoxin oxidoreductase family protein, protein MYGWRGNILRVDLSTDEITSEPLKEEIARGFIGGRGFNSMTLFKEIKPGIDPLGPENVICFAPGPLTGTSLSLSSRVEVSTLSPQSYILGDGSAGGSFAAYLKRAGYDQVVITGKTAGPKYLWIDDHKAELRDASQLMGLSTWETTDTLKEFLGKDISVACIGQAGENLVRFATTIIDKYSSAARGSGAVLGSKNLKAIAVRGSGKVKIARNEEFSRLAREDREFFLKDKFHREVVSVYGTHIGVLNWYPGFRYFERYLSPEEIPENLKPQEFKKYEVRRSACHGCVVGCKNIFRIPSGPRAGEQGGALEYEGIHCLGINCGILDPVPIMEMENLADQYGMCVIGLGNVLAYAKELYNRGIISREDTGGLTLDWKDDASQIELIHRIALREGFGNPAAEGIHGLARTLGGKAADYCYHVKGLSRGPHPAGIFGLAHATSTRGADHLRGRSWAFGENDPELFPRLIEKGFIPKDPVGALIVSERAATLADLIGRCKGAVNSWACTAPLVFKYPLFEGAARLLRAATGFDFSEEQVEKVLDRVYALEMAFNNRQGITRRQDSLPQKPERKGSPEGHRDLEEHGKMLTEYYKARGCDPETGIPTRETLEHLGLGDVASEMEAYAGYPEWQGPPLWPLRKYPQGGRRS, encoded by the coding sequence ATGTATGGCTGGCGGGGAAACATCCTCAGAGTCGACCTCAGCACCGATGAGATAACCTCGGAACCGCTTAAGGAAGAAATTGCCCGCGGTTTCATCGGCGGACGCGGTTTCAATTCCATGACTTTGTTCAAAGAAATCAAGCCGGGAATTGATCCGTTGGGTCCGGAAAACGTTATTTGTTTCGCCCCGGGACCGCTTACGGGCACAAGTTTGAGCCTTTCAAGCCGGGTCGAGGTGAGCACCCTTTCGCCGCAGAGTTATATCCTCGGGGACGGCAGCGCAGGGGGATCTTTCGCCGCATATTTGAAAAGGGCGGGTTACGACCAGGTTGTTATCACCGGCAAGACTGCCGGACCTAAATACCTCTGGATAGACGACCATAAAGCCGAGTTGAGGGACGCTTCGCAACTGATGGGGTTGTCGACGTGGGAAACCACGGACACCCTGAAAGAGTTCCTCGGGAAGGACATAAGCGTGGCCTGTATAGGTCAGGCGGGTGAAAACCTGGTCAGGTTCGCCACAACGATAATCGATAAATACAGTTCCGCTGCCCGTGGAAGCGGGGCGGTACTGGGTTCGAAAAACCTCAAGGCGATAGCGGTCAGGGGAAGCGGAAAGGTCAAGATAGCTCGGAACGAGGAGTTTTCGCGGCTTGCGCGGGAAGACAGGGAGTTTTTCTTAAAGGATAAATTCCACCGCGAGGTCGTTTCGGTATATGGGACGCATATAGGAGTTTTAAACTGGTATCCGGGTTTTCGATATTTTGAAAGGTACCTGTCGCCGGAGGAAATACCGGAGAACCTGAAGCCGCAGGAGTTTAAAAAATATGAGGTTAGAAGGTCGGCCTGCCACGGATGCGTGGTCGGCTGCAAAAACATTTTCAGGATTCCATCGGGCCCGCGCGCGGGCGAGCAGGGCGGGGCACTGGAATACGAAGGAATCCACTGCCTCGGTATAAACTGCGGAATTCTGGACCCGGTACCGATCATGGAAATGGAAAACCTTGCGGATCAATACGGGATGTGCGTCATCGGGCTGGGCAACGTGCTGGCATATGCCAAGGAGCTTTATAACCGCGGCATAATTTCCAGGGAGGATACCGGGGGGTTAACGCTCGATTGGAAAGACGACGCCTCTCAGATAGAGCTGATTCACCGGATAGCGCTGCGGGAAGGATTCGGTAATCCGGCGGCCGAAGGGATCCACGGTCTTGCGAGGACACTGGGCGGAAAAGCGGCGGACTATTGCTACCACGTCAAAGGGCTCAGCCGGGGGCCGCACCCGGCAGGGATCTTCGGACTTGCGCATGCGACCTCAACCAGGGGAGCGGATCACCTCAGGGGCAGGAGCTGGGCGTTCGGGGAAAACGATCCGGAACTCTTTCCCCGGTTAATTGAAAAGGGTTTTATTCCGAAGGATCCGGTAGGAGCTTTGATCGTTTCCGAAAGAGCGGCCACGCTTGCGGATTTAATAGGTCGGTGTAAAGGCGCCGTAAACAGTTGGGCATGCACCGCGCCGCTTGTTTTCAAATACCCTCTGTTCGAAGGAGCGGCGCGGCTGTTGAGAGCCGCAACAGGTTTTGATTTTAGCGAAGAACAGGTCGAGAAGGTTCTCGACAGGGTTTACGCGCTGGAGATGGCCTTCAATAACAGGCAGGGAATTACGCGCCGGCAGGATTCGCTGCCGCAGAAGCCGGAAAGAAAAGGCTCCCCTGAGGGGCACAGAGATCTGGAGGAACACGGGAAGATGTTGACGGAGTATTACAAGGCTCGCGGGTGCGACCCCGAGACGGGCATCCCAACACGGGAAACCCTGGAGCATCTGGGGCTGGGGGATGTGGCTTCAGAAATGGAAGCATACGCCGGCTACCCGGAATGGCAGGGACCCCCGTTATGGCCTTTGAGAAAATATCCTCAAGGCGGGCGACGGTCGTGA
- a CDS encoding AAA family ATPase, producing the protein MSERSTLTPDAVKELLKFLYHSKGRQSVLLLGPPGIGKSALVREAAMEVALKTGRIFLEYNDRNLDAATLEEVYRRPERYFALVDLRLTETEPVDLMGRPVPVKVANLPQLVYQPPQWAVLLSVVSGFLFLDEITNVYRPDVVAASYKLVQDRASGFMPFSPGVQVVAAGNRPEDSSIANSLPAPLLNRVYRIEVSPPRLKEWVAWMNVYQPGYEEKVFAYLCRFPEDFCRAPAEVDLLDGYPTPRSHAFLARDLAAAASAGLGTEAVRALCAAALGAETGEKFFAFYRHPVPTFDELLKSPTMFERLGMDERYIAVVVIGQGISEEVFDCKTESRTISLCEARITVTPVVCRSAPLLEAVAGVSREYLGLLWFVLANRIHPPWREALYLEICEHSNTLGRAYSDIGNLLRSLA; encoded by the coding sequence GTGAGTGAAAGAAGCACCCTGACACCTGACGCCGTCAAGGAACTTTTGAAGTTTCTTTACCATTCCAAGGGCAGACAGAGCGTGCTGCTCCTGGGACCTCCCGGGATAGGCAAAAGCGCTCTTGTCCGTGAAGCGGCGATGGAGGTTGCGCTTAAAACAGGTCGCATATTCCTGGAATACAACGACCGCAACCTTGACGCCGCAACCCTTGAAGAGGTGTACCGGCGCCCGGAAAGGTATTTCGCCCTCGTCGACCTTCGTCTGACAGAAACAGAGCCTGTAGACCTTATGGGACGCCCTGTGCCGGTAAAGGTGGCGAATCTGCCTCAACTGGTCTACCAACCGCCGCAGTGGGCGGTTTTGCTTTCCGTGGTTTCCGGTTTTCTTTTCCTAGACGAGATTACGAATGTCTACCGGCCCGACGTAGTCGCCGCCTCCTATAAGCTGGTCCAGGACCGCGCATCCGGTTTTATGCCGTTCAGTCCCGGTGTACAGGTGGTTGCCGCGGGCAACCGACCCGAGGACAGTTCGATCGCAAACTCACTTCCGGCGCCGCTGTTAAACCGCGTGTACCGAATAGAAGTAAGCCCGCCGCGCCTTAAGGAATGGGTCGCATGGATGAACGTGTATCAACCCGGCTACGAAGAAAAGGTGTTTGCTTACCTGTGCCGTTTTCCGGAGGACTTCTGCCGCGCGCCCGCCGAGGTTGATCTCCTGGACGGTTACCCCACACCGCGAAGCCATGCCTTCCTGGCGCGTGACCTGGCCGCAGCGGCGAGTGCGGGGCTCGGGACAGAGGCTGTGCGCGCGCTGTGCGCAGCGGCACTCGGAGCGGAAACGGGCGAGAAGTTTTTCGCGTTTTACAGGCATCCGGTTCCGACATTCGACGAGTTGCTGAAATCACCGACGATGTTTGAACGTCTTGGTATGGATGAGCGTTATATCGCCGTGGTGGTAATCGGGCAGGGTATTTCAGAGGAAGTGTTCGATTGTAAAACGGAATCTCGTACGATAAGTCTCTGCGAGGCGCGCATCACGGTAACTCCGGTGGTATGCCGCAGCGCGCCGCTGCTGGAGGCGGTGGCGGGGGTCAGCAGAGAATACCTGGGGTTGCTATGGTTTGTATTGGCAAATCGTATCCATCCACCATGGCGGGAAGCACTTTACCTGGAGATTTGCGAACACTCAAATACATTGGGCAGGGCGTATTCCGATATCGGCAACCTTCTGAGGTCACTCGCGTGA